The proteins below are encoded in one region of Haladaptatus sp. R4:
- the mch gene encoding methenyltetrahydromethanopterin cyclohydrolase yields MESLNRMALELVDEAIDFADELNVAAYELDNEATVLDFGVETAGGMEAGLLLAELQTAGLATIQNRMGDVAGAPIPTVELSTDHPAIALLCSQKAGWELAVDGFEGLGSGPARALVAEEDEYRRVGYTDAFDFAVLAVESDTPPTEEVAEHVADLAEVDANSVYLPTFATGSMTGSVSVASRAAELAVFRLTELGYDPLAIRSAMGSAPVAPVSHDEATAIGRTNDALAYGGKVHLTVEEEFDRFDELPSTAGDEYGTPFEAFFDDADWDFEEIPESVFAPAQVTVDVVDGPTHVLGETNEDLLKRSFDL; encoded by the coding sequence ATGGAGAGTCTCAATCGGATGGCGCTCGAACTCGTGGACGAGGCCATCGACTTCGCGGACGAACTGAACGTCGCCGCGTACGAACTGGACAACGAGGCCACCGTGCTCGACTTCGGGGTCGAAACCGCCGGTGGAATGGAGGCCGGACTCCTGCTCGCCGAACTCCAGACGGCCGGATTGGCGACGATACAGAACCGGATGGGCGACGTGGCTGGTGCGCCGATTCCCACCGTCGAACTCTCGACGGACCATCCCGCAATCGCCTTGCTCTGCTCGCAGAAGGCCGGGTGGGAACTCGCCGTGGACGGGTTCGAAGGACTCGGGAGCGGCCCCGCACGCGCATTGGTCGCGGAGGAGGACGAGTACCGCCGCGTCGGCTACACCGACGCGTTCGACTTCGCCGTCCTCGCCGTCGAATCCGACACACCGCCGACCGAGGAAGTCGCGGAACACGTCGCCGACCTCGCCGAGGTGGACGCCAATTCCGTCTACCTCCCGACGTTCGCAACCGGGAGCATGACCGGAAGCGTCTCGGTGGCGTCGCGGGCCGCCGAACTCGCCGTCTTCCGCCTGACGGAACTCGGATACGATCCGCTGGCGATTCGCTCCGCGATGGGTTCCGCCCCGGTCGCTCCGGTCAGCCACGACGAGGCGACGGCCATCGGACGGACGAACGACGCGCTGGCCTACGGCGGGAAAGTCCACCTCACCGTGGAGGAGGAGTTCGACCGGTTCGACGAACTGCCGTCGACCGCGGGCGACGAGTACGGCACGCCGTTCGAGGCGTTCTTCGACGACGCCGACTGGGACTTCGAGGAGATTCCGGAGAGCGTCTTCGCCCCGGCGCAGGTGACGGTGGACGTCGTGGACGGGCCGACGCACGTCCTCGGGGAGACGAACGAGGACCTCCTGAAACGTAGCTTCGACCTGTGA